One window of the Salvelinus fontinalis isolate EN_2023a chromosome 2, ASM2944872v1, whole genome shotgun sequence genome contains the following:
- the LOC129818157 gene encoding rho GTPase-activating protein 7-like isoform X1, translated as MAHTVKTPLRRSFSEHVKVSTNKAWDVFWKSAREKRLWEIEAKEACDWLRAAGFPQYVQLYKDCRFSIDIDWVKTDHSFLDKDALDSLCRRLSTLNKCVELRLELGRSKRRLEESEDEEPCAISAKWAYERQTRRWRRLEGMGFLCSPDSHDMSPCEANDRHEVCSLHSTSSTESEGREGRKTATDDQETSRSSSRCSSTNKTMSLDTSFSGPPSPGGEMLGFSSAEERFPDKPPRKKGPSLLRKMEKLRLRSTSTLCSPGHSGHSRTRLVISGPVLQEGLDVEHRLRRLQCLDISTLQDRDRDRPGSQASSSPSSPHSGRSSPSTSESSSTVSTPSPITRVRSNSKRTGGVREQHQEGLHSGPVRELQDYKDERNNHESLVFQIPQGHKPGTFPTALTHNNVLLPIDNTSVNWRTGSFHGYRGRRSRGSAAAKDQDSPCCSPPASLDHRASIYDNVPIGQVIGQEVEHHRAAETGEISKNNDVFSALDSVMERISDLQQLVNTWTDKLSEDSDSDSNRSSTPSPCPSSSSNHIHLEIKEAEELGPGAVEGDGDGDRESLEKESVDGDGTEVQSLPRNIRRSQHHWSSEQSLPSVTASSPGVEAQPVSHLHLLRKLSLLKLTALMDKYSPSSKQGWNWTFPKPPRKAKAQELKGRRVFGVSLLHSMQQTGEPLPPSILKALFYLRTECLDQVGLFRKSGVKSRIQYLRDMVEADPEGASYEGQSAFDVADMVKQYFRDLPEPVFSSKLCESFLHIYQYFPKDQQFCAAQAAIFLLPDEHREALQTLLLFLRDVVGCVDENQMTPTNIAVCLAPSLFHLNTLKREGNPARSSHRKYSLGRPDQRDLSENLAATQGLAHMVTESLRLLQLPEFWPDQSVRSPSEEALWVDGGRSSPSQDGEEEQDERARLDQTTQHLLREAREKSQGWESCSGPDQVDLAFKKVDDGWPLRLWKGSIEVDAPQKEALQRVLREQGLWEKTLKQSAVVQTLTKDTEIYRYLLQGLGPRPPQEHLLLRTWQSDPSAGPVYVSAVSTEHPEAPMEGVRAQVLSCLYLVEPLGAKRSRLTHLCRTDTRGRSKEWHNRVSGHLLASNLLAIRDSFRPDHRETKI; from the exons AGATCGAAGCGAAGGAGGCTTGCGATTGGCTGAGAGCGGCCGGCTTTCCCCAATACGTGCAATTATACAAAG ATTGCAGGTTCTCCATTGATATAGACTGGGTAAAGACTGATCACAGTTTTCTGGATAAGGATGCACTTGATTCACTCTGCAG GAGATTAAGCACTTTAAACAAATGTGTggagctgaggctggagctgggcaGATCAAAGAGACGG TTGGAGGAGTCAGAGGATGAGGAGCCCTGTGCCATCAGCGCCAAATGGGCCTACGAGAGGCAGACAAGGCGCTGGCGTCGACTAGAGGGGATGGGCTTCCTGTGTTCCCCGGACAGTCATGATATGTCCCCGTGTGAAGCCAACGACCGTCATGAGGTCTGCTCCCTCCACAGCACCAGCAGCACTGAGAGTGAGGGCCGTGAGGGCCGCAAGACTGCCACTGACGACCAAGAGACCAGCAGGAGCTCGTCTCGCTGCTCCTCCACCAACAAGACCATGTCCCTGGACACGTCGTTCAGCGGGCCCCCCTCCCCAGGGGGTGAGATGCTCGGCTTCAGCAGTGCTGAGGAGCGCTTCCCGGACAAGCCCCCCAGGAAGAAGGGCCCTAGTCTGCTGAGGAAGATGGAGAAGCTGCGTCTGAGGAGCACATCCACCCTCTGCTCCCCAGGCCACAGTGGCCACAGCAGGACCAGGCTGGTCATCTCTGGCCCCGTGCTCCAGGAGGGTCTGGATGTGGAGCACAGGCTGAGACGGCTGCAGTGCCTGGACATCTCCACCCTGCAGGACAGGGATAGGGACCGGCCGGGCAGCCAGGCCTCGTCCTCACCATCCTCCCCCCACTCAGGCAGAAGCAGCCCCAGCACATCGGAGAGCAGCAGTACTGTCAGCACCCCAAGCCCGATCACCAGGGTACGCAGCAACAGCAAACGAACCGGCGGGGTCCGAGAACAGCACCAGGAAGGTCTCCACAGCGGTCCGGTCCGAGAGCTCCAAGACTACAAGGACGAGAGGAATAACCACGAGAGCCTGGTCTTCCAGATCCCCCAGGGACACAAGCCAGGAACGTTCCCCACTGCCCTCACGCACAACAATGTCCTGTTGCCCATAGACAACACCTCCGTCAACTGGAGAACTGGGAGCTTCCACGGGTACCGTGGGCGACGGAGCAGGGGGAGCGCAGCGGCCAAGGACCAGGATTCCCCCTGCTGCAGCCCCCCAGCCTCATTGGACCACCGGGCCAGTATCTATGACAACGTGCCGATAGGCCAGGTGATTGGCCAGGAGGTGGAGCATCACAGAGCGGCGGAGACGGGGGAGATCAGCAAAAACAATGATGTGTTCTCTGCGCTGGACAGCGTGATGGAGCGTATCAGCGACCTGCAGCAACTCGTCAACACCTGGACGGACAAACTGTCAGaggactctgactctgactctaaccgcagctccaccccctctccctgcccctcctcctcctccaaccacATCCACCTGGAGATCAAGGAGGCTGAGGAGCTGGGGCCGGGAGCCGTGGAGGGGGATGGAGATGGGGACAGGGAGAGCCTAGAAAAAGAATCTGTGGATGGAGATGGCACAGAGGTTCAGTCACTACCACGCAATATCAG ACGGAGCCAGCACCACTGGTCAAGCGAGCAGAGCCTTCCCTCAGTGACTGCCAGCAGCCCAGGGGTCGAGGCCCAGCCTGTCTCTCACCTCCACCTGCTGCGGAAGCTCTCGCTACTTAAACTCACCGCTCTCATGGACAAGTACTCCCCCTCCAGCAAGCAGGGCTGGAACTG GACGTTCCCCAAGCCCCCGCGGAAGGCCAAGGCCCAAGAGCTGAAGGGCAGGAGGGTGTTTGGTGTATCCCTCCTCCACAGTATGCAGCAGACAGGGGAACCTCTACCCCCCAGCATCCTCAAGGCTCTATTCTATCTGAGGACAGAGTGTCTCGATCAG GTGGGTCTGTTCCGTAAGTCGGGGGTGAAGTCTCGTATCCAGTACCTGCGTGACATGGTGGAGGCGGACCCAGAGGGTGCGTCTTACGAGGGCCAATCAGCATTCGATGTGGCTGATATGGTGAAACAGTATTTCAGAGATCTACCAGAACCTGTGTTCTCCAGCAAACTCTGCGAGTCCTTCCTGCATATCTACCAAT ACTTCCCCAAAGATCAGCAGTTCTGTGCGGCCCAGGCGGCCATCTTCCTCCTGCCAGATGAGCACAGGGAGGCCCTGCAgacactcctcctcttcctccgagATGTGGTGGGCTGCGTGGACGAGAACCAGATGACCCCCACCAACATCGCTGTGTGCCTtgcaccctctctcttccacctcaACACCCTGAAAAGAGAGGGCAATCCAGCCAG GTCGAGCCACAGGAAGTACAGCCTGGGTAGGCCTGACCAAAGGGACCTGAGTGAGAACCTGGCCGCTACACAGGGCCTTGCCCACATGGTGACAGAGTCCCTACGCCTCCTTCAG cTTCCAGAGTTCTGGCCGGACCAGAGTGTGCGCAGCCCCAGTGAGGAGGCTCTCTGGGTGGATGGGGGTCGGAGTTCGCCCTCTCAAGAtggggaggaggagcaggatgagagggccagactggaccagaccaCCCAGCACCTGCTGAGAGAGGCCAGGGAGAAGAGCCAAGGCTGGGAGTCGTGCTCTGGACCAGACCAAGTAGACCTGGCCTTTAAGAAG GTGGATGACGGCTGGCCGCTGCGGTTGTGGAAGGGCTCCATTGAGGTGGATGCCCCCCAGAAAGAGGCCCTCCAGCGGGTCCTGAGGGAGCAGGGTCTTTGGGAGAAGACTCTCAAACAGTCGGCAGTTGTCCAGACCCTGACAAAGGACACTGAGATCTATCGCTACCTCCTGCAGGGCCTGGGACCCCGACCGCCACAGGAGCACCTCCTGCTCAG GACCTGGCAGTCAGACCCGTCGGCCGGACCTGTTTATGTGTCCGCTGTATCTACAGAGCACCCTGAGGCCCCCATGGAGGGGGTGAGAGCCCAGGTCCTCTCTTGTCTCTACCTGGTAGAACCCCTAGGGGCCAAGAGGTCCCGACTCACACACCTCTGTCGCACAGATACCAG
- the LOC129818157 gene encoding rho GTPase-activating protein 7-like isoform X2: MLITKIEAKEACDWLRAAGFPQYVQLYKDCRFSIDIDWVKTDHSFLDKDALDSLCRRLSTLNKCVELRLELGRSKRRLEESEDEEPCAISAKWAYERQTRRWRRLEGMGFLCSPDSHDMSPCEANDRHEVCSLHSTSSTESEGREGRKTATDDQETSRSSSRCSSTNKTMSLDTSFSGPPSPGGEMLGFSSAEERFPDKPPRKKGPSLLRKMEKLRLRSTSTLCSPGHSGHSRTRLVISGPVLQEGLDVEHRLRRLQCLDISTLQDRDRDRPGSQASSSPSSPHSGRSSPSTSESSSTVSTPSPITRVRSNSKRTGGVREQHQEGLHSGPVRELQDYKDERNNHESLVFQIPQGHKPGTFPTALTHNNVLLPIDNTSVNWRTGSFHGYRGRRSRGSAAAKDQDSPCCSPPASLDHRASIYDNVPIGQVIGQEVEHHRAAETGEISKNNDVFSALDSVMERISDLQQLVNTWTDKLSEDSDSDSNRSSTPSPCPSSSSNHIHLEIKEAEELGPGAVEGDGDGDRESLEKESVDGDGTEVQSLPRNIRRSQHHWSSEQSLPSVTASSPGVEAQPVSHLHLLRKLSLLKLTALMDKYSPSSKQGWNWTFPKPPRKAKAQELKGRRVFGVSLLHSMQQTGEPLPPSILKALFYLRTECLDQVGLFRKSGVKSRIQYLRDMVEADPEGASYEGQSAFDVADMVKQYFRDLPEPVFSSKLCESFLHIYQYFPKDQQFCAAQAAIFLLPDEHREALQTLLLFLRDVVGCVDENQMTPTNIAVCLAPSLFHLNTLKREGNPARSSHRKYSLGRPDQRDLSENLAATQGLAHMVTESLRLLQLPEFWPDQSVRSPSEEALWVDGGRSSPSQDGEEEQDERARLDQTTQHLLREAREKSQGWESCSGPDQVDLAFKKVDDGWPLRLWKGSIEVDAPQKEALQRVLREQGLWEKTLKQSAVVQTLTKDTEIYRYLLQGLGPRPPQEHLLLRTWQSDPSAGPVYVSAVSTEHPEAPMEGVRAQVLSCLYLVEPLGAKRSRLTHLCRTDTRGRSKEWHNRVSGHLLASNLLAIRDSFRPDHRETKI; the protein is encoded by the exons AGATCGAAGCGAAGGAGGCTTGCGATTGGCTGAGAGCGGCCGGCTTTCCCCAATACGTGCAATTATACAAAG ATTGCAGGTTCTCCATTGATATAGACTGGGTAAAGACTGATCACAGTTTTCTGGATAAGGATGCACTTGATTCACTCTGCAG GAGATTAAGCACTTTAAACAAATGTGTggagctgaggctggagctgggcaGATCAAAGAGACGG TTGGAGGAGTCAGAGGATGAGGAGCCCTGTGCCATCAGCGCCAAATGGGCCTACGAGAGGCAGACAAGGCGCTGGCGTCGACTAGAGGGGATGGGCTTCCTGTGTTCCCCGGACAGTCATGATATGTCCCCGTGTGAAGCCAACGACCGTCATGAGGTCTGCTCCCTCCACAGCACCAGCAGCACTGAGAGTGAGGGCCGTGAGGGCCGCAAGACTGCCACTGACGACCAAGAGACCAGCAGGAGCTCGTCTCGCTGCTCCTCCACCAACAAGACCATGTCCCTGGACACGTCGTTCAGCGGGCCCCCCTCCCCAGGGGGTGAGATGCTCGGCTTCAGCAGTGCTGAGGAGCGCTTCCCGGACAAGCCCCCCAGGAAGAAGGGCCCTAGTCTGCTGAGGAAGATGGAGAAGCTGCGTCTGAGGAGCACATCCACCCTCTGCTCCCCAGGCCACAGTGGCCACAGCAGGACCAGGCTGGTCATCTCTGGCCCCGTGCTCCAGGAGGGTCTGGATGTGGAGCACAGGCTGAGACGGCTGCAGTGCCTGGACATCTCCACCCTGCAGGACAGGGATAGGGACCGGCCGGGCAGCCAGGCCTCGTCCTCACCATCCTCCCCCCACTCAGGCAGAAGCAGCCCCAGCACATCGGAGAGCAGCAGTACTGTCAGCACCCCAAGCCCGATCACCAGGGTACGCAGCAACAGCAAACGAACCGGCGGGGTCCGAGAACAGCACCAGGAAGGTCTCCACAGCGGTCCGGTCCGAGAGCTCCAAGACTACAAGGACGAGAGGAATAACCACGAGAGCCTGGTCTTCCAGATCCCCCAGGGACACAAGCCAGGAACGTTCCCCACTGCCCTCACGCACAACAATGTCCTGTTGCCCATAGACAACACCTCCGTCAACTGGAGAACTGGGAGCTTCCACGGGTACCGTGGGCGACGGAGCAGGGGGAGCGCAGCGGCCAAGGACCAGGATTCCCCCTGCTGCAGCCCCCCAGCCTCATTGGACCACCGGGCCAGTATCTATGACAACGTGCCGATAGGCCAGGTGATTGGCCAGGAGGTGGAGCATCACAGAGCGGCGGAGACGGGGGAGATCAGCAAAAACAATGATGTGTTCTCTGCGCTGGACAGCGTGATGGAGCGTATCAGCGACCTGCAGCAACTCGTCAACACCTGGACGGACAAACTGTCAGaggactctgactctgactctaaccgcagctccaccccctctccctgcccctcctcctcctccaaccacATCCACCTGGAGATCAAGGAGGCTGAGGAGCTGGGGCCGGGAGCCGTGGAGGGGGATGGAGATGGGGACAGGGAGAGCCTAGAAAAAGAATCTGTGGATGGAGATGGCACAGAGGTTCAGTCACTACCACGCAATATCAG ACGGAGCCAGCACCACTGGTCAAGCGAGCAGAGCCTTCCCTCAGTGACTGCCAGCAGCCCAGGGGTCGAGGCCCAGCCTGTCTCTCACCTCCACCTGCTGCGGAAGCTCTCGCTACTTAAACTCACCGCTCTCATGGACAAGTACTCCCCCTCCAGCAAGCAGGGCTGGAACTG GACGTTCCCCAAGCCCCCGCGGAAGGCCAAGGCCCAAGAGCTGAAGGGCAGGAGGGTGTTTGGTGTATCCCTCCTCCACAGTATGCAGCAGACAGGGGAACCTCTACCCCCCAGCATCCTCAAGGCTCTATTCTATCTGAGGACAGAGTGTCTCGATCAG GTGGGTCTGTTCCGTAAGTCGGGGGTGAAGTCTCGTATCCAGTACCTGCGTGACATGGTGGAGGCGGACCCAGAGGGTGCGTCTTACGAGGGCCAATCAGCATTCGATGTGGCTGATATGGTGAAACAGTATTTCAGAGATCTACCAGAACCTGTGTTCTCCAGCAAACTCTGCGAGTCCTTCCTGCATATCTACCAAT ACTTCCCCAAAGATCAGCAGTTCTGTGCGGCCCAGGCGGCCATCTTCCTCCTGCCAGATGAGCACAGGGAGGCCCTGCAgacactcctcctcttcctccgagATGTGGTGGGCTGCGTGGACGAGAACCAGATGACCCCCACCAACATCGCTGTGTGCCTtgcaccctctctcttccacctcaACACCCTGAAAAGAGAGGGCAATCCAGCCAG GTCGAGCCACAGGAAGTACAGCCTGGGTAGGCCTGACCAAAGGGACCTGAGTGAGAACCTGGCCGCTACACAGGGCCTTGCCCACATGGTGACAGAGTCCCTACGCCTCCTTCAG cTTCCAGAGTTCTGGCCGGACCAGAGTGTGCGCAGCCCCAGTGAGGAGGCTCTCTGGGTGGATGGGGGTCGGAGTTCGCCCTCTCAAGAtggggaggaggagcaggatgagagggccagactggaccagaccaCCCAGCACCTGCTGAGAGAGGCCAGGGAGAAGAGCCAAGGCTGGGAGTCGTGCTCTGGACCAGACCAAGTAGACCTGGCCTTTAAGAAG GTGGATGACGGCTGGCCGCTGCGGTTGTGGAAGGGCTCCATTGAGGTGGATGCCCCCCAGAAAGAGGCCCTCCAGCGGGTCCTGAGGGAGCAGGGTCTTTGGGAGAAGACTCTCAAACAGTCGGCAGTTGTCCAGACCCTGACAAAGGACACTGAGATCTATCGCTACCTCCTGCAGGGCCTGGGACCCCGACCGCCACAGGAGCACCTCCTGCTCAG GACCTGGCAGTCAGACCCGTCGGCCGGACCTGTTTATGTGTCCGCTGTATCTACAGAGCACCCTGAGGCCCCCATGGAGGGGGTGAGAGCCCAGGTCCTCTCTTGTCTCTACCTGGTAGAACCCCTAGGGGCCAAGAGGTCCCGACTCACACACCTCTGTCGCACAGATACCAG